In the genome of Lactuca sativa cultivar Salinas chromosome 3, Lsat_Salinas_v11, whole genome shotgun sequence, the window aattataatataataaaaataattaacgtaataaaaaaataaaaaaataattaaaagaaattaataatacaATAAAGTAATATCTGTTAATAGAAAAATAatattgttataaaaatatttattaatatatttgataATCCAATACGAAATAATTAATCCAATaaagaagaaattaaaaaaaaaattaactaaaaaattaataatataacaaaataatatttattaagatataagtaaaatataataaaattaatatttattaatatataataatctaatgaAAAAGAGTTAACCCAATAAAGAGGACATTCAAAAAAGAAttaattagaaaaataaaaaaatataataaaataatatttattaatatataaatgtaatatattaaaaaaaatatttattaatatatcataatccAATAAGAAAGAAATcaaaaaagaattaattaaaagaaataagaaaaaaaatcaaaaaagaatTAATCAAAAGAATTAATGTATAACTAGAGGGTGAACCCATGCTCCGCATGGGTCAAAGGTGTTTGATGAAGTACAATGTTGTATTAGAAAGAagaaaaagtacaatgctatgataatcaaataaataaaactaCGTTTCCATTTATTTcatttaatctatagttttatataatacatACGAAAAGGACGACAATGACCTTCTCTGATTTATGCATGTTGCAGCTGTCAACAACAGTTTTGCATGAATCTGACTGCAGTACAACCATTTGCTTAAGAAATTAAGGCATTCAAAAGCAGAATCTGTAGAGGACGGATTGTTACATGTTTCTGATGAGTTTTTTGGGATAGATTTTTGCCAGTTCTTGATAGCATCTACCGTCGATGGTGTTGATGATCCTCTACTCCCGGTTTCTCCCAATACCTACAAAAATCACAAAATCTTTTATCCCAAATGTATTGTATTCTAGGTGTTTCACCGATGATCATCGGGAACAGGGTAAAATTTCCAACACCTTCAAACCTAGAATGTCTGATATTGAAGATAGAGGGAGATGCATAAAGAAAGTAAAGTATTATATGTTGCCTATTATATGTACATTAAACAAACTATTGACATTGTCTGTTCTCCAAGTCTATAAAATAGTATGAAGTTTATTGAAGCTAGACTCAACTTTTTTTAATCCTTGACTATGTCAGATTCTAATTTGATTGTACTCAATAACTGACAAccaagaaaaaaataaatatgacaTGAACTTTTAAGTATTATTTATTAAGAGGACGTACATATAGCCAACAAATCAAACTGATTATAAAAAAGTATTAGGATAATACACTCACAACAGTCCATGGATCATAAGCATTCCAGTGTAAATCAACCACTATGTCCCTGAATTATGTATAATAATTAGTTATCCTGCTTTTCAATATTTGATGCATGTCCGGAACATAATGCCTTTGTAGGAATAGGTTTCTTCTATAATTAACAAAATAAGTAAGCTGCTATTTCATGTATCTACATTCAAAACACATCAACAACAACCACTTGATAAACAGATATATTTACATATCTATATATTTATCTACTTACTCCCTCGGATTACGGTAGATTGCATATATGCAACATGACATATTTTTATTGTTCTTTGTTTGATTGGCTTTGGCTTTGGCTTTGGATGCATTCATCGTGGAGAAAGTATACAAATAGAACACCAATTGAACCATTTTTCTCCTCTATGCTTGTTCTTTGGGAACCTAACAACTACTGGCATAGTACCTCATAAAAACTACAAATCATTCATATGCTTTTCTCCTGTGAAATGGTGAAAGAAAATACTAAAATTATGTGACTAAATAACTTATTTCCCGTGAAATGGtgaaagaaaatacaaaaattaTGAAAAACTTATGCTTTTCTTTATCAAAAAAATACTTTGTTTGACAAAAAAAAGTCAAACATACAACTTTAGACAATAGGGGTACCTTTAATTTTTGTATATTGTTTGATTACATTGTCAACTATATCACTAAATTTAGGGATAAAGAATCAAATTTCATGATTGTATAAGACATAGATGATGAGGTGTAACCACATACCTTCAAACAAAAAGGTTCAAGTGTCACCATGCCCATGAACAAAACACACACCAGCTTTGATTCTGACTCCATcctttggtaaccaacttttacaAAAGATTTCTTAACCTTTTGAGTTCGTTTCAAGCCACTATAATGCAAAAGAAGATATATATTTAGTCACATCATCTAATTGTTCACAACTAAAACATATATTTGGATGTATCAAGGATTCCATTCCCATCCCACAAAGGAAATTTAACTCACGTTCTAGTGAAACTGTGGTCGAAGAGTTTCTTTATCTGCCTACGCGGTAGATTCTTGAATAAATGGTTGTAACCCAGAGAATGTCTCATGTTGTGCCCATGAATATACATACTCCAATGTAAATCACCCATTATTTGACAGTGTCCATGTGGTGATGGTAGTATGAAGTAAAGATAAGATGGAAAAAGCGAACTGATAAGGAAAGAAAGCAATACTAAGGTAGGCACTTTATAAATGGCTTACAATTATAAAGGAAGCTTCAATAGGGAAGAAAAGGGTAAATAATACAGTAAATATTTGCCAATGATTTATATGAGAAAACAAAAAGAACCTTCACAACATTCAACAACTTTTAAATACATCAGCCACCATGTCAAACTTTCAAGATGGTTTTGATAAATCGATTAGAGGAGACTTTCATGATAAATCAATTATAGGGGAGTTTAAAGATGCCTAAGGTGGCAATGGTTTTTATGAATGAATAATTTGGGACTTTAATGATCACCTAGTCCTATGTTCAACAATTaacatataatttaatatataatgtTTCAAGAAAGACTAAATAAAATCATTAATAAACTGAAAACCAATGTAATTACGCCATGTAAAAGGGAAAAGCTAAACCTGCACTTGCAAAAGCTACCAAGCCTTTTGTAACTATGACGTTGCATGTTCTTGACATCAGGATCTTTAAAATCAGATTAATTTAAGAGAATCTGTAAATCAACAACCCTTATGAAATGTTTTTTTGTTCATATTTCAATTTTGTTGAAAGACCAATTTGCCCCTGCACTCAAATATGCCACAATACAGTAAAATGGGATGGTGTATGCACTTTTTCTATGCTCAAATTGAatgcaaagttttttttattgaaattgaAGGATTTTAACactaaaaaatacatatttttttatCATTAACAGTTTGAGACTAAACTACCCTTGTGTACAATTTTTTGTTTTCATATTTCAATTTTTTGAAAGACCAATCTACCTCTACACTCAGATATATCACAATACAGTAAAAGGGGACAGTAACAAATGCATAATTTTAATCATTTCATAACCAAGATCGATTCTTCCAAGTCAACTTACATATGTTATGACCTAAGATTTTAGGTAGCCGATTTGCAAAgaggaaaaaaatgaaattttaatcatTTGAATTACTGACAATTCATAGAATTGCAGAGCCAATTGTCCTCATAAGAATCTAGATTGGCTGATTACAAAGAAATCAAAACGGAAACAACATATACTATGAAGACACTGAAACACCAAACAGTAAAAAACTTGTTCGCGAAATTAGCCAGCTAAGTAATGCTCTTGCAAGTTGTTTATCCTCTTTTAACTGAGAATTATCACCCAAAgaacaattattattttttttaaaaaaaacacaatatCCCATCACTTTTGAGAATATTAAAAAATGGTACAATTGGATGGGGGTGCAGAAATAGTATTACATCTTCTAAGCCTTCAACTTTTGGAAAAACCGAAACTAACCCTTCAATAAACCTTAAAATCAACGAATGGTTGATCTCTTTAACCTCGATTCTCCACTACCTAGTCCTATACTAAGTCGATAATATCAAATTATGTTTGCATCAAAAGAAATTGACAGATTAGATCCCAAAATATGTGTTTGATGTAAATAAAAGtcgaatgaaatgaaaaaaaatacctgCTTCTATCTTCAATTAACTGATTCAGGCACAAAAGTCCTAATCTGTCCCCCTCTTTTCTGAAACGCAGATAACGACTCCTGCTTCAGACACTGCAAACAAAGAAAAAAGCAGACAAatcaatagaaaaaaaaaaaagaaactgaTACAAAGTTGAGAGCGAGAATCGAATGGTGGAATATAGATATGGGAGTCTAACATCCCCAATAACGCTCTGTTAACATCGGAAAAGTTGACACAGATAAACCCTAAAAAATGAGTAAGCCAAATCTAGTAAATCAAGAGACATTAAAAAAGACAGATATGCCAGATGAATTTCAACAACAACGTACCTGAAGTCCAATCAGATTGAATTCAAGGAAAAATGTTTGTTCAAAGGAGGGAAATACACAAATAAGAAACTTGAATGGAGTGGGAAACCTGAATTGGCAGGCGTTAACATCGTGATAGAAGACTGAGGCGGAGGTGTCATCGATAGCATCGTCTGGAGACCATACGCGGAGGCGATCGACATGAAGATGTGCAGGGGTACAGTAGATGCAGTATGACGGTAGAGAAGATGGGAAACCTTTCCCGGTGAAAAGAGGTTTTGTGGAGGTTATCGGGAACGAAGACAAAGTGGTGGGAAGCTAAACGGAAATCCGTGAGTGGATCCATTGAAATAGATGATGAGCAGAGGCAGTGGGGAAAATTATTGGGTATATCAGTGGAAAAGAGAAGAAATATCTATGATGGATCATCGGTGCGTGGGAAAAAACGTATTAAGCTTTTGAGGCGGTGGAGGAAACGTAGAAGGACACCTGCACCATCAATTTAGGGCATAAATTCAGAGTTCTTTGAAGAAGACGGTGGATGACTAATTCTTTTTGGATGGCGGTCTAAGGAAGAGTCTAGAGACAGTGGAGAAGATTGGATTTGAAGCGGTGTAACATCTAAATTTAACCTGGTTGACGAAAAGCGGGTACACAAATCCTAATCTTATTGGATCATAAAGCGGTGAAGCAAATTACAAAAACATGTGTACACAAAGAATGTATAAGGGGACATAAAATAACCCTCTTTTTAAAGAAAGGAGATAGATTTGCAACCCATTCATAATCAAGGGACCTATTCTGCAAATTCCTTAGGAACTTTACTATTCCTAAGGATGgacaattttaatatatatatatatatatatatatatatatatatatatatatatatatatatatatatatatatataattaataaaaa includes:
- the LOC111907802 gene encoding uncharacterized protein LOC111907802 isoform X3, translating into MGDLHWSMYIHGHNMRHSLGYNHLFKNLPRRQIKKLFDHSFTRTGLKRTQKVKKSFVKVGYQRMESESKLVCVLFMGMVTLEPFCLKVLGETGSRGSSTPSTVDAIKNWQKSIPKNSSETCNNPSSTDSAFECLNFLSKWLYCSQIHAKLLLTAATCINQRRSLSSFSYVLYKTID
- the LOC111907802 gene encoding uncharacterized protein LOC111907802 isoform X2 produces the protein MQRHSYKRLGSFCKCSSLFPSYLYFILPSPHGHCQIMGDLHWSMYIHGHNMRHSLGYNHLFKNLPRRQIKKLFDHSFTRTGLKRTQKVKKSFVKVGYQRMESESKLVCVLFMGMVTLEPFCLKVLGETGSRGSSTPSTVDAIKNWQKSIPKNSSETCNNPSSTDSAFECLNFLSKWLYCSQIHAKLLLTAATCINQRRSLSSFSYVLYKTID
- the LOC111907802 gene encoding uncharacterized protein LOC111907802 isoform X4 — translated: MQRHSYKRLGSFCKCSSLFPSYLYFILPSPHGHCQIMGDLHWSMYIHGHNMRHSLGYNHLFKNLPRRQIKKLFDHSFTRTGLKRTQKVKKSFVKVGYQRMESESKLVCVLFMGMVTLEPFCLKGHSG
- the LOC111907802 gene encoding uncharacterized protein LOC111907802 isoform X5, which encodes MQRHSYKRLGSFCKCSSLFPSYLYFILPSPHGHCQIMGDLHWSMYIHGHNMRHSLGYNHLFKNLPRRQIKKLFDHSFTRTGLKRTQKVKKSFVKVGYQRMESESKLVCVLFMGMVTLEPFCLKEKSI